Sequence from the Heterodontus francisci isolate sHetFra1 unplaced genomic scaffold, sHetFra1.hap1 HAP1_SCAFFOLD_374, whole genome shotgun sequence genome:
tgagttcacactggggagagaccgttaacctgctcagagtgtgggaagagattcactcagtcatcctacctgctgatacaccagtgagttctcactggggagtgaccgttcacctgctcagggtGTGGAAAGAGATTCATTCAGTCAAATTACctactgatacaccagtgagttcacactgggaagagaccattcacctgctcagagtgtgggaagagattcactcagtcatcctacctgctgatacaccagtgagttctcactggggagagaacgttcacctgctcagagtgtgggaagtgattcactctgtcttcctacctgctgatacaccagtgggttcacactggggatagcgcattcacctgctcagagtgtggaatgAGATTCACTCAGTAATCCTTCTTGCTGAtagaccagtgagttcacactggggagagacggttaaactgctcagagtgtgggagtgTTTCACTCAGTCATTCTACCTGTTGGTACACcattgagttcacactggggagagaccgttcacctgctcagagtgtgggaagagattcactcagtcagactacctgctgatacaccagtgagtttactctgtggagagaccgttcacctgcttagAGTGTggcaagagattcactcagtcatccgaactgctgatacaccagtgagattACACTTCGGAGAGAacattcccctgctcagagtgtgggaatgtattcactaagtcatcctacctgctgatacaccagtgagctaACACAGGGGACAGACCGTTCAACTGCTCCGagcgtgggaagagattcactcagtcatcctacctgctgaagcaacagtgagttcacactgggaagaggccatacacctgctcagagtgtgggaagagattcactcattcatccatcctgctgatacaccagcgagttcacactcggGAGAGACGGTTAaccagctcagagtgtgggaaaggattcactcattcATCCCACCTGCAGATACacgagtgagttcacactggggagagatcattcacctgctcagagtgtgggaagacattcactcagtcatcctaccagctgatacacgagtgagttcacactggggaaataacgttcacctgctcagagtgtggaaagagattcactcagtcatcctaaatgctgatacaccagtgagatcgcactggggagagaccattcacctgctcagattgtGGAATTAGATTCACCCAGTCATCCTgcatgctgatacaccagtgagttcacactggggagagacggttaaactgctcagagtgtgggagtgTTTCACTCAGTCATTCTACCTGTTGGTACACcattgagttcacactggggagagaccgttcacctgctcagagtgtgggaagagattcactcagtcagactacctgctgatacaccagtgagtttactctgcggagagaccgttcacctgcttagAGTGTggcaagagattcactcagtcatcctacatgctgatacaccagtgagatcACACTTGGGAGAGAacattcccctgctcagagtgtgggaaaagaTTCActaagtcatcctacctgctgataaacCAGTGAGTTAACTCTGGGGACAGAGCGTTCacttgctccgagtgtgggaagagattcactcagtcattctaccTGCTGAGACAACAGTGCATTCACACTGGGAAGAGGCCTtacagctgctcagagtgtgggaaggtattcactcattcatcctaccagctgataaaCCAGTGAGtaaacactggggagagaccgttcacttgctcagagtgtgggaaaggattcactctgttatcctacctgctgatacaccagagagttcacacttgggagagaccatTCCCCGGCTCAGAGTTTGGgaatggattcactcagtcatcctgccagcTGATGCACCAGTTAtttaacactggggagagaccgttcacatgctcagagtgtgggaagagattcactcagtcatcctacctgcagatacacgagtgagttcacactggggagagatcattcacctgctcagagtgtgggaagacattcactcagtcatcctgccagcTGATGCACCAGTTAtttaacactggggagagaccgttcacatgctcagagtgtgggaagagattcactcattcATCCTGCCTGCGGATACacgagtgagttcacactggggcgaGACCATTCCCCAGCTCAGAGCGTGGGAAATGATTCacacagtcatcctacctgctgatgcatcagtgaattcacactgggaagagaccgttcacctgctcagtgtgcgtGAAGAGGTTCACTCAGTCACTCTACCTGCTGATtctccagtgagttcacactggggagagaccattcacctgctcagagtgtggaaagagattcaaTCAGTCATCGTACCTGCTGAGACACAGGGAGTTCACACTGGGCAgacaccgttcacctgctcagtgtgtgggaagagattcactcagtcatcctacctgctgatacaccagtgagttcacactggggagagaccgttcacctgctcagtgtgtggaaagtggttcactcagtcatcctacctgctgatacaccactgAGTTAAAACAGGGGAGCGACCATTCCTCGGCTCATAGTGTGGGataggattcactcagtcatccgacctgctgatacaccagtgagttaacactggggagagaccgttcacctgctcagactgtgggaagagattcactcagtcatcctaactgctgatacaccagtgagttgacaCTGGGTAGAGACCGTTGACATGCTCAGAGTGTGGAAagcgattcactcagtcatcctacattCTGATACAGAGGTACGTAAACACTGGGGAgaaaccgttcacctgctcagtgagtggaaagagattcactcagtcatcctaaatgctgatacaccagtgagatcgcactggggagagaccgttcatctgctcagagtgtggaaagagattcactcagttttCCTACCagttgatacaccagtgagttcacacttgggagagaccgttccCCTGCTCAGActgtggaaagagattcactcagtcatccaaactgctgatacaccagtgagttgacactggggagagacctttcacctgctcagggtgtgggaaagagattcactctgtcatcctcccagatgatacaccagtgagttatcactggggagagaccgttcacctgctcatagtgtgggaaagagattcactctgtcatcctacctgctgatacaccattgAGTTAAAACAGGGGAGAGAACGTTCACATGCTCAGAGTGTGGAAagcgattcactcagtcatcctaccttctgatacagagGTAAGTTAACACGggggagagaccgttcatctgctcagagtgtggaaagagattcacgcagtcatcctacctgctgatacaccagtgagtttgcacttgggagagaccgttcccctgctcagagtgtggaaagtgattcactcagtcatccgacctgctgatacaccagtgagttaacactggggagagatcgttcacctgctcagagtgtgggaaagagattcactcagtcatcctacttgctgatactccagtgagttcacactggggagagacggttaacctgctcagagtgtgggaaaggttcACTCGGTCATCCTACCTgcggatacaccagtgagttcatactggggagagaccattcacctgctcagagtgtggaaagagattcactcagccatACTACCtcttgatacaacagtgagttgagactggggagagaccattcaactgctcagagtgtgggaagagattcactcagtcatccaaagtgctgatacaccagtgagttgacactggggagagacctttcacctgctcagggtgtgggaaagagattcactctgtcatcctacctgctgatacaccagtgagttcacactggggagagaccgttcacctgctcacagtgttgacaggattcactcagtcatcctacctgctgatacaccagtgagttatcactagggagagaccgttcacctgttcagagagtgggaagggattcactcagtcatcctacctgctgacacaccagtgagttcacactggggagagaccgttcacctgctcatagtgtgggaaagagattcaatttgtcatcctacctgctgatacaccagtgagttcacactggggagagaccgttcacctgctcacagtgttgacaggattcactcagtcatcctacctgctgatacaccagtgagttatcactggggagagaccgttcacctgttcagagagtgggaagggattcactcagtcatcctacctgctgacacaccagtgagttcacactggggagacaccgttcacctgctcatagtGTGGGAGGAGatacactcagtcatcctacctgccgatacactagtgagttcacacagggtagagaccgttcacctgctcagagtatgggaagagattcactcagtcatcctacctgctgatacaccagtgagttctcactggggagtgaccgttcacctgctcagagtgtgggaagagattcactcagtcttccgacctgctgatacacccatgagttcacagtggggagagagcattcacctgctcagagtgtgggaagtgattcactcagtcatcctacttgctgatacactagtgagttcacactggggagagacggtTAACCTGCTCAAAGTGTGGGAAAGTTTCACTCTGTCattctacctgctgatacaccagtgagttcacactggggagagaccattcccctgctcagagtgtgggaaggattcactcagtcatcctacctgctgacacaccagtgagttaacactggggagagaccgatcACCTGCTCAGAGTATGGGaattgattcactcagtcatccgacctgctgatacaccagtgatttcacactggggagagaccattgacttgctcagagtgtgggtaagagattcactctgtcatcctaccagctgatacaccagtgagttatcactggggagagaccgttcacctgctcagagtgtgggaagagattcattcAGTTATCCTACCGGCTAATACACCAGTGAGTTACCGTGGGGTGAGcatgttcacctgctcagtgtgtggaaatatattcactcagtcatcctacctgctgacacaccagtgagttcacactgggtagagaccgttcaccttctcagagtgttggaagagattcactcagtcatcctacctgctgatgcaccagagagatcacactggggagagaccgttcacctgctccgagcgttggaagagattcactcagtcatcctagctgctgatacaccagtgagttcacactgggtagAGAACGTtcgcctgctcagagtgtgggaagacattcactcagtcatcctacctactCATAtaccagtgagttaacactggggagagaacGTTCAACTGCTCAGTgtgtggaaagagattcactcagtcatcctaactactgatacaccagtgagttaacactggggagagaccgttcgcctgctcagagtgttggaagagattcactaagtt
This genomic interval carries:
- the LOC137361152 gene encoding oocyte zinc finger protein XlCOF6-like; amino-acid sequence: MFTCSVFGNRFTQSSYLLINQKVTLGSDRSPAQIHTGERPFTCSECGKRFTQSDYLLIHQPYTCSECGKRFTHSSILLIHQRVHTRERRLTSSECGKGFTHSSHLQIHEAFTCSECGKRFTQSFYLLRQQCIHTGKRPYSCSECGKRVHTWERPFPGSEFGNGFTQSSCQLMHQLFNTGERPFTCSEFHTGERSFTCSECGKTFTQSSCQLMHQLFNTGERPFTCSECGKRFTHSSCLRIHE